The genomic interval tcaatggggggaggggtgcttctgcttaagcaaaacaaaaagccactCCCAGCATGATATCAACCActagttgttttttaataatcttTATTGATCAGTAGCAAGCTTAGAAAGTTGCATCTGACTCATATCTGTCTTGAGAATAAAAGAGAGCAAAAGTACATAACAATTTAAAAAGTTTACCTAGGATACGCATCAACAAAGAATCCTCCCTGCGTACCTGCCCTATGAGAAAGAGTGAGGtccatgttaattttacattGAACTGACAAATATGTAGGGAGACAATTGATGAATTTTCTCTTCCCATTTCAATTTTTGTTAATAAAGATGTCATCACATCTGTAAGCTACCAGGAAGAGTTATGGGAATCCGACTACTTCGCTTCTCTTCTGTGGTGATCTTTGTCTTACTCCTTGTGGCCGGTGCTTTAATGGCTTTGCTTCCTAACATTAAAGATGACAAAATGCCCAATTTGCGAAGGGAACCAAAATCCCAGAGCCAATCCGCCTTGGATTCATTTACTCTTGTTATGCAGACATACAATAGAACTGACTTATTGTTGAAGCTCTTAAATCATTATCAAGCCATCCCCCATCTACACAAAGTGGTGGTTGTGTGGAACAATGTTGGGGAGAAGACACCAGAGGAAATGTGGAATTCCCTGGGACCCCATCCTGTACCTGTTGTCTTCAAAGTGCAGACCGTGAATCGCATGAGGAACAGACTCCAGATCTTCCCTGAATTGGAAACAAAAGGTAATGAATGCTTCATTCTTATACGTAGCATTGTTGCTAACAATATTAATTCCATTTTTCAGGACACTTATTTTATATATCACTCAACAACTGCATATTTTATCATTATGGAAAAAATCCCACTGACTAAATGAATCTAGAAACCTCTGAATCCAGCAGATGTTGAGCAATTCTACTTAGCAGAAAACAGCGGCAGGGAAGATGTAAGCAGCAGGACAAATGGAGATCCTGTAGCATGGATGTTAGATACCCTCTGCCCCTTGGAGGCTGTATTAGAAGCACTGGGTGGAGGAGAGAATGGGAGGAGGGCGCTTGCTGTACTCATGGAAGTGTGACTGCTATCTCAGTTTCCTCTTTCAGGCAAAGGTGACTAGATTAGCTTTCCAGCCAAATCCAAAATTCCTCCCTAATCCAACAAAACTAACATTAAAAAAGTCCAAATCAGTACAGGGGTTCACATGCCTTCTTCtacagcaggggcgggcaaacattttggcttgagggccacattgggtttccaaaattgtatggagggccggttaggggatgCTGTGCCTCCCcgaacagccaggcgtggcccgacCCTCCCTGCTTCTcgtcccctgacggcccccccgggacttctgccccatccagccctccctgttccctgactgccccccgcccgtccccatccaacccctcctctcattcctgactgccccccgggactcctgaccctattcaacccccctgttccctgccttctgaccaccccccaaactcccctgctctctatccaacccccccactccctgtccccataccacgctgcctggagcaccggtggctggcggcactacagccgcggtgcccagagcaccaggacaggcagccatgctgcccggctggagccagccacatcaccgcgcagcacagagtaccgggtcaggccgcagctctgcagctgcgcggCAAGgcaagagctcacagccccgccgcccagagcattgtgctggcggcgcagtgagctgaggctgcgcgggaggggggacagcaggggaggggccgggggctagccgcctgggccaggagcttgggggcctgACAGGAGGGTCCTGCGGCCCAGATGTGgtccatgggccgtagtttgcccatctctgttcTACAGCCCTTTGGTGGCAATCCAAAAGCATATGCTGCTCTCTATATTCCCTCCTTAGCCCAGTCTGATTCTTTAGCCCAAATCACTGCTTCTTCTCCAGGTATTTTTCCCTGCCCTTTGGCTTTTCATCCAGGCCTCTTCCTCAACTTTTTGCAGGAGAGACCCAACAAGTCCTGTTTCCTTCAAGTAAAAAGATGCATACATCCCACCTCTTTTGTGGTCTCTTTCTTGTTTGTATAAAGGAAACTTTTATTTCACTACTCCCTATGCTAGCATACATTGCTACTCAACCTAAAATTCCCAGAAAGCCTCTGATCACTACAGCCCCCAGAATGCCCTGCTGCTTAACCAGGGTTGCACTGAGCCATACCATTGCCTTAAAAGGCTCAGCACACCACTATGTTTCCTTCCTGAGGAACTGACCTACTTGCATCCTGCTTTCACCTCTACATGCAGCATGTTTTCAGATTCTAGGCTCTCAtacaaggctagaagggaccacaaaatcatctagtctgattccCTGTATATAGGCTACCCATCAACTCCACCCAGCACTCACATaccaaacccaacaactgaaattcgAACATAGTATTACACATGAAACTAGACTATTACACGTGACAGGGAGATAACAAGAGCGACAGAGGTGCATGAATGCCTAAGACTTCTGCAATGTCAGGAAAcagattaagtgagatatacccagttAATCCCTGCAGTTGACTgcatcccatgctgcagaggaaggtgaacccttcctcccccaccaccaccaccctgcccaAGATCACCAGAGATCGGAAGCAACAGGCCTTATCCTGCAATTAATAAGAGGGAATTTTTGCCTATATAATATGCTACTTTTGCCTGTCTAGGTCCCAGAGAAATGGTATGGAAATACTTATGTCTTGGTGTTTCCTTGATGTTAAGAAATAATTATTATGTGGAAGATCATATTGTCCAGTATGATGGATTATATGGGATCCGATTTTTTTCCCTTGATTTTTATAGTTGTCCTTTACACAGTATTAAAAAGCTATTAGGACTGCAACCTGACCTGCAATTAGTAAAGTCTGTTGTATTCCTTTGCCAACCCCCTTCccgctctccccccgcccctagATTTTCCACTGCACAGCTGTTCAGCTATGCTACACAACTTTTAATGCTACAGTGATAGTTTGTGATTGATGATAGCAATAATGTGCTAAAAATTATGTGTGCTTCAGGTCAATTAAACATGTTAGAATTGCAAAGTTAaacatccttttccctgtaaCCTTAATATCTAAGTATACGTTTTCAGCCTAGTGCATGGTGATTTAGCTATGCAGCTCATCCTAATGTTCATAGGAGATGTCTGGCTAGCTTGTCATTGCATATAGCACAGGTAAATTCTCAcatacaggcagtcctcggacttacgacacaattggtTCTTGAAAATTGCGTCGTAAATTGAAACAGCGTAACTCGGAACTGCAGTCTACTCCATTGCGGACCGAGGGTCGTAAAGTCAAAACCAATGGTTGTAAGTCGAATCGGGGTGTCAATCTAGAAGCGTCATATGTGCCCTTTGTCGTAAGTCGAAGATCATAAAGTTGAGGACTGCCTGTATTTATCActtaataattttaaatttttctttacctgcattaaaaaattaaaatgtctttttcctCTCTTCAGCTGTTTTAATGATGGATGATGACACACTGATTAGTGCCTATGACCTTGCTTTTGCCTTCTCTGTTTGGCAGGTAATGTTTATATATTGCATCCTGCATATTTATAATGGAGTTTATATCAATTttactaaatggaaagattaaatcAGTTCATTGTTGCTATTTCTAGGACATGCTGTTATCATCTGTCATATAGATGATCAGCTAAATTCTAAAAGGCAAGACACTGAAGAATAATATtttaatgatacaaaattacagACTGCAGGTATAAGCAATGTTTTTACCATTCCTCTGCTTAAAAAGCAAATTACTAAGTCACAGATATCAGAAAATCTAATTGGTTAAATGCAGCAGAGAAAATTTAATTTGATCTGAAAGCTGTGCACCAGAAATCAATAATAATATTTCTCTTTACTGTGTAGAGATTATCTGTAGGCTTATTTTTGATCCCAAATGCATGAATGCAAATTAACTTTGGCCAGATGCTACTTGGCACTGTATGACGTGGAGTGAAGCAGTGTATCAGTTTCTGCTGGTCATTTTGTATTAACTTGCAACAAACTCCATTTGGTGCAAGCCAGCGGACCGCAGAGctgattacacctctaccccgatataacgctgtcctcgggagccaaaaaatcttactgctttaTAGGTGaagccgcgttatatcgaacttgctttgatcctccggagtgcacagccccacccccccggagcactgctttaccgtgttatatccaaatttgtgttatatcaggtcgcattatatcggggtagaggtgtattttatattATCTGCATCTTTCATATCAATTAATTTGCACCTCTATCAATAATAGCCGCATAAGGGATTATTATATTAAGAGGTTTTGTACTGGTGTATTGATTAACATTTTGATTGTAGTGCAGAGCTTTAATTTTGCTATCTTTTGATTTTTCTTACAGCAATTTCCAGATCAGATAGTGGGATTTGTTCCTAGAAAGCATGTTTCCACTTCTTCAGGTATATACAGTTATGGCAGCTTTGAATTGCAGACACCTGGATTTGGAAATGGGGACCAGTACTCCATGGTTCTCATAGGAGCAGCATTCTTTCACAGTGGATACCTAGAACTCTTTCAAAAGCAGCCTGATGCTGTTCACACTTTGATAGATGAAACTCAAAACTGTGATGATATTGTCATGAATTTTCTAGTGGCCAAGCATACTGGAAAGCCTTCAGGAGTGTTCGTGAAACCTGTTGACATAAGGAATTTAGAAAAAGAGACTAACAGTGGTTATTCCGGAATGTGGCACCGAGCAGAGCACTTGCTACAAAGATCTTACTGTCTAAATAAATTGGTTAATATTTATAACAGTATGCCATTAAAATATTCTAACATTATGATTTCTCAGTTTGGGTTCCCTAATTATGCCAATCACAAGAATAAAATGTAAGAATGTATAATAAAGGGGTATAAGTTACACATCAAACAGTAAATTCAAGTCAGTGTAAGTTAAATGCTGAGGGACCAGAAGAAGGCATGCATTACTCCAGCTTGTCCTCCTTTACACATAGCCTCTGAATTTTGCCCACAGTATTTTCTTTCCCCAGTGTAAGTTATTGAGAAAGTTTAAAGAACAGTGTATGTGTAATGTTCACTTATCATAAAACCACCTTCATCTCTGAATACTTGAGAAGCTGTTATTGTCAAAATTACAGGGCCAGACCTTAAAAAGCATGTGCAGAAAAATGTACAATCACTTGTTGCACACATATGAAGAACTTAATTTCTATTTCTTTAGAATTATATTTACCCAATCAAATGATATTTTGGCATATTTGTGTTGTTTATatatatacaggtctgtctcatcttacgcgggggttccgttctgtggttagtgcgtaaagcgaaaaccgcatataaccaaaaccccattgagttcaatggcgggtgaaatcgcccgcactacaggtatagtattaaaactgttgtttttctctttttttttttttttttgccgactgcgtaaagttgaaatcgcgcatgttaaatgtgcgtaagatgcaacagacctgtatgTTATGAGACTGTTCTATTTTTCTCAACAATTCCTAGCGAAAACTTTTAAGGGCTACACTGAGCTGTTTGCAAGGGTATTAGACTTGGTTATAAAACTCCTCAAAGCTTGTATGTTAACTACTGTTCTTCAGTGTGAAATGTTCCTGAGATTGCAATCAAACCATAAGCCTAACAAAGTCATGGAACAAAGCACAGTCTCAGTATCAAACATCTCTAGGAGCCTCACCTACAACACTGGCCACTGAGGGGTTATGGAGCATGATGTTGCTGATACCGCCTTTTTTCCTATCATTACTTTGCCCACAGTCACTGGAATGCTGCTCAGGAACTGAAAGGTAAAAGTTCTAATTGCTAACTTGGGAAAGATAATGAACATGGAAAGCATATATCATAAGAAATGTAGCTTATGTTACCACATATGCAGCCAAAAGAGACAGGTGCCATATTTACCATTTACTACAGCCTTTAGAACTTACTCTTATATCAGTATTTtgcatatacagtagaacctcagagttataaatgcctcgggaatggaggttgttcgtaa from Malaclemys terrapin pileata isolate rMalTer1 chromosome 8, rMalTer1.hap1, whole genome shotgun sequence carries:
- the EXTL2 gene encoding exostosin-like 2, yielding MRCHHICKLPGRVMGIRLLRFSSVVIFVLLLVAGALMALLPNIKDDKMPNLRREPKSQSQSALDSFTLVMQTYNRTDLLLKLLNHYQAIPHLHKVVVVWNNVGEKTPEEMWNSLGPHPVPVVFKVQTVNRMRNRLQIFPELETKAVLMMDDDTLISAYDLAFAFSVWQQFPDQIVGFVPRKHVSTSSGIYSYGSFELQTPGFGNGDQYSMVLIGAAFFHSGYLELFQKQPDAVHTLIDETQNCDDIVMNFLVAKHTGKPSGVFVKPVDIRNLEKETNSGYSGMWHRAEHLLQRSYCLNKLVNIYNSMPLKYSNIMISQFGFPNYANHKNKM